One genomic segment of Micromonospora sp. WMMC415 includes these proteins:
- a CDS encoding acyl-CoA dehydrogenase family protein produces the protein MDLHLSAEQAAVRRLAADFVDREVVPHAATWDRRESVDRGIVGKLGEVGFLGLTIPEEHGGSGGDHLSYCLVLEELGRGDSAVRGIVSVSLGLVAKSIAAHGTPEQRQRWLPALCSGAALGCFALTEPDSGSDAAALTTRAVRDGDDWLITGRKTFITNGTTADVALLFARTGGPGHRGITAFLLPTGTPGLTRREIHGKLGLRGQATAELVLDEVRVPDTARLGDEGGGFRLALATLAKGRMSVAAGCVGIAQGCLDAAVGYAGQRTQFGKPIAGHQLVQQLLAGIAVDTAAARLLVWRVADLIDRGEPFATEASMAKLFASEAAVRAANDAIQVFGGYGYIDEYPVGKYLRDARVATLYEGTSQIQQLLIGRALTGVNAF, from the coding sequence GACCGCCGCGAGTCGGTCGACCGCGGCATCGTCGGCAAGCTCGGCGAGGTCGGCTTCCTCGGGCTGACCATCCCCGAGGAGCACGGCGGATCCGGCGGGGACCACCTCTCGTACTGCCTGGTCCTCGAAGAGCTCGGGCGCGGCGACTCCGCCGTACGCGGCATCGTCTCGGTCTCGCTCGGGCTGGTCGCCAAGTCGATCGCCGCGCACGGCACGCCCGAGCAGCGGCAGCGGTGGCTGCCCGCACTCTGCTCCGGCGCCGCGCTGGGCTGCTTCGCGTTGACCGAGCCGGACAGCGGCTCGGATGCCGCCGCCCTGACCACGCGAGCGGTCCGCGACGGCGACGACTGGCTGATCACCGGCCGGAAGACGTTCATCACCAACGGCACCACCGCCGACGTCGCGCTCCTCTTCGCCCGTACCGGCGGCCCCGGACACCGCGGGATCACGGCGTTCCTGCTGCCGACCGGCACCCCCGGCCTCACCCGTCGGGAGATCCACGGCAAGCTCGGCCTGCGCGGGCAGGCCACCGCGGAACTCGTCCTCGACGAGGTCCGGGTCCCCGACACCGCCCGCCTCGGGGACGAGGGCGGCGGCTTCCGGCTGGCGCTCGCCACCCTCGCCAAGGGGCGGATGTCCGTCGCCGCCGGGTGCGTCGGCATCGCGCAGGGCTGCCTGGACGCCGCCGTCGGCTACGCCGGCCAGCGCACCCAGTTCGGCAAGCCCATCGCCGGGCACCAGCTCGTGCAGCAGCTCCTCGCCGGCATCGCGGTCGACACCGCCGCCGCGCGCCTGCTCGTCTGGCGGGTCGCCGACCTGATCGACCGGGGCGAGCCGTTCGCCACCGAGGCGTCGATGGCCAAGCTGTTCGCCAGCGAGGCCGCCGTCCGCGCGGCCAACGACGCGATCCAGGTGTTCGGCGGGTACGGCTACATCGACGAGTACCCGGTCGGCAAGTACCTGCGCGACGCCCGCGTCGCCACCCTCTACGAGGGCACCAGCCAGATCCAGCAACTGCTCATCGGCCGGGCGCTCACCGGCGTCAACGCCTTCTAG
- a CDS encoding acyl-CoA dehydrogenase family protein → MDFALSDEQRAIRDTARDFIRREVMPLEQEVLRRERAHQPGLERSELRELQLKARRFGFWGLATPEEYGGMDLPAVTQALIWTELGRSFVPFRFGGEADNILFHASEEQKKEFLVPTIEGERVSCFAITEPGAGSDAANIKLRARRDGDDWILDGEKTFITNGNDADFAIVVAVTDPDRGARNGGATAFLVDRAMGWRSEFIQTMGEGGPASLVFDAVRVPHRNILGDVGQGFTLGMEWIGKGRYTIPSHALGIAERALQMAIEYANTRETFGAKIGTNQAIQWMIADSETELEAARWLVLRAAWTVDAGLDPRHASSMAKLYGAGMVNRVVDRVLQIHGGMGYTRELPIERWYRQVRLYRIFEGTDEMQRLIIARDLLRGYTKVGA, encoded by the coding sequence ATGGACTTCGCGCTCTCGGACGAGCAGCGGGCCATCCGGGACACCGCCCGCGACTTCATCCGCCGGGAGGTGATGCCGCTGGAGCAGGAGGTGCTGCGCCGTGAGCGGGCCCACCAGCCCGGCCTGGAACGCAGCGAGCTGCGGGAGCTGCAGCTCAAGGCGCGCCGGTTCGGCTTCTGGGGGCTGGCCACCCCGGAGGAGTACGGCGGGATGGACCTGCCCGCGGTCACCCAGGCGCTGATCTGGACCGAGCTGGGCCGGTCGTTCGTGCCGTTCCGTTTCGGCGGGGAGGCGGACAACATCCTCTTCCACGCCAGCGAGGAGCAGAAGAAGGAGTTCCTCGTCCCGACCATCGAGGGGGAGCGGGTCTCCTGCTTCGCCATCACCGAGCCGGGTGCCGGCTCGGACGCGGCGAACATCAAGCTGCGCGCGCGGCGCGACGGTGACGACTGGATCCTCGACGGCGAGAAGACCTTCATCACCAACGGCAACGACGCCGACTTCGCGATCGTCGTGGCGGTGACGGACCCGGACCGGGGCGCCCGCAACGGCGGTGCCACCGCGTTCCTGGTGGACCGGGCGATGGGCTGGCGGTCGGAGTTCATCCAGACCATGGGCGAGGGCGGGCCGGCGTCGCTGGTCTTCGACGCCGTACGCGTGCCGCACCGCAACATCCTCGGCGACGTCGGCCAGGGCTTCACGCTCGGCATGGAGTGGATCGGCAAGGGCCGTTACACCATCCCGTCGCACGCGCTCGGCATCGCCGAGCGGGCGCTGCAGATGGCCATCGAGTACGCCAACACGCGCGAGACGTTCGGCGCGAAGATCGGCACCAACCAGGCGATCCAGTGGATGATCGCCGACTCCGAGACCGAGCTGGAGGCGGCCCGCTGGCTGGTGCTGCGCGCCGCGTGGACGGTCGACGCCGGTCTCGACCCCCGGCACGCCTCCTCCATGGCGAAGCTGTACGGCGCGGGGATGGTCAACCGGGTGGTGGACCGGGTGCTCCAGATCCACGGCGGCATGGGCTACACCCGGGAACTGCCGATCGAACGCTGGTACCGGCAGGTGCGCCTCTACCGCATCTTCGAGGGCACCGACGAGATGCAGCGCCTGATCATCGCCCGCGACCTCCTACGCGGCTACACCAAGGTGGGAGCCTGA
- a CDS encoding M23 family metallopeptidase, whose translation MGKRWTGLLATALLTLGVLLPAAPAAAAPTFKVPFPCGQSWSGQTRTNHSPAYAVDFNRTDDLGDPVVASAPGTVDRVTDLGGTSYGKYVRINHGNGYSTYYAHLNGFNVSVGQTVGYGKVIGWVGSTGGSTGPHLHYEQRLNGSDIQVRFNGTLALYWGTKTYTSDNGCGGGTATGTVNTSGTPLTVRSGPGTGYDAVGTVADGATVTIRCQTSGTTVTGTYGTSSIWDRIGAGRYIADAYVYTGHDGYIPNVPRC comes from the coding sequence ATGGGTAAGCGGTGGACCGGCCTGCTCGCGACCGCGCTGCTGACGCTCGGCGTGCTGCTGCCGGCAGCGCCGGCGGCGGCCGCACCGACGTTCAAGGTGCCCTTCCCGTGCGGCCAGTCCTGGTCCGGGCAGACCCGCACCAACCACAGCCCGGCGTACGCGGTGGACTTCAACCGGACCGACGACCTCGGCGACCCGGTGGTGGCCAGCGCACCCGGCACCGTCGACCGGGTGACCGACCTCGGCGGCACCAGCTACGGCAAGTACGTCCGGATCAACCACGGCAACGGTTACAGCACCTACTACGCGCACCTCAACGGCTTCAACGTCTCGGTCGGACAGACCGTCGGCTACGGCAAGGTCATCGGCTGGGTCGGCAGCACCGGCGGCTCCACCGGCCCGCACCTGCACTACGAGCAGCGGCTCAACGGCAGCGACATCCAGGTCCGCTTCAACGGGACCCTGGCCCTCTACTGGGGCACGAAGACGTACACCAGCGACAACGGCTGCGGCGGCGGCACCGCGACCGGCACCGTCAACACCAGCGGCACCCCGCTGACGGTCCGTTCCGGCCCCGGCACCGGGTACGACGCGGTCGGCACCGTCGCCGACGGCGCCACCGTCACCATCCGGTGCCAGACCAGCGGCACCACCGTCACCGGCACGTACGGCACCAGCTCCATCTGGGACCGGATCGGCGCCGGCCGGTACATCGCCGACGCGTACGTCTACACCGGCCACGACGGGTACATCCCGAACGTGCCGCGTTGCTGA
- a CDS encoding zf-HC2 domain-containing protein translates to MGCEQWREVLSAQLDGEETPAERAAAEAHLSGCGDCRSWFDRAAAVTRRARLSVPLPGTDLTDAVLAALPAPAPRRRRGRLVLGLRAVLGLIGALQLLLGLVQIGRGAAGAHVHTAGTVGAGHLWHESAAWNVAVGAGFLFVAARRTPPTGLVPMLSAFVGTLLLLSVNDLVLGRVDGSRLVSHAFLLAGYAVVVALSRPRLRPGGPARRGRGGDGPRWRLDADEPAEVPRLRLVPPPYPGSAHLPDRRAA, encoded by the coding sequence ATGGGGTGTGAGCAGTGGCGCGAGGTGCTGTCGGCGCAGCTCGACGGCGAGGAGACGCCGGCCGAGCGGGCGGCGGCCGAGGCGCATCTGAGTGGCTGTGGTGACTGCCGGTCGTGGTTCGACCGGGCCGCGGCGGTGACGCGGCGGGCCCGACTGTCGGTGCCGCTGCCCGGAACGGATCTCACCGACGCGGTCCTGGCCGCCCTACCCGCGCCCGCTCCCCGCCGGCGGCGGGGCCGCCTCGTGCTCGGCCTGCGGGCGGTGCTGGGTCTGATCGGCGCACTCCAGCTGCTGCTCGGGCTGGTGCAGATCGGTCGCGGCGCGGCCGGCGCGCACGTCCACACCGCCGGTACGGTGGGCGCGGGGCACCTGTGGCACGAGTCGGCGGCGTGGAACGTCGCGGTGGGCGCCGGTTTCCTGTTCGTCGCGGCCCGCCGTACTCCCCCGACCGGCCTGGTGCCGATGCTGAGCGCCTTCGTCGGCACGTTGCTCCTGCTGTCGGTCAACGATCTCGTGCTCGGGCGGGTGGACGGCAGCCGGCTGGTCAGCCACGCGTTCCTCCTCGCCGGGTACGCCGTCGTCGTCGCCCTGTCCCGCCCCCGCCTGCGTCCCGGCGGCCCGGCCCGACGCGGACGCGGCGGCGACGGACCGCGCTGGCGTCTCGACGCCGACGAGCCGGCCGAGGTCCCGCGGCTGCGGCTCGTCCCGCCGCCGTACCCGGGATCCGCTCACCTCCCCGACCGCCGTGCGGCGTGA
- a CDS encoding sigma-70 family RNA polymerase sigma factor — protein MADDDAEVTEWALAAGRGDRDAAARFVRATQQQVRRFLGALVSPAEADDLAQETFLRAVRSLPSFAGRSTARTWLLAIARRVAVDHVRAATVRPRTVPMSDFYDAPDPARSGFDRQVALEQLVAALPAERREAFVATQILGLSYGEAAEVCDCPVGTIRSRVARAREDLVAAAEGRPGARRGGGTAG, from the coding sequence ATGGCGGACGACGACGCGGAGGTCACCGAGTGGGCCCTCGCCGCGGGGCGGGGGGACCGCGACGCCGCGGCCCGGTTCGTCCGGGCGACGCAGCAGCAGGTCCGCCGCTTCCTCGGCGCGCTGGTGTCCCCCGCCGAGGCCGACGACCTGGCGCAGGAGACGTTCCTGCGGGCGGTGCGGTCGTTGCCGTCGTTCGCCGGCCGGTCCACGGCACGCACCTGGCTGCTCGCCATCGCCCGCCGGGTCGCGGTCGACCACGTCCGCGCCGCGACGGTTCGCCCACGGACGGTGCCCATGTCCGACTTCTACGACGCCCCGGACCCGGCACGCAGCGGGTTCGACCGGCAGGTGGCCCTGGAGCAGCTCGTCGCGGCGCTGCCGGCCGAGCGACGGGAGGCGTTCGTCGCCACCCAGATCCTCGGCCTGTCCTACGGCGAGGCGGCGGAGGTGTGCGACTGCCCGGTCGGCACCATCCGCTCCCGGGTGGCACGGGCCCGCGAGGACCTGGTGGCCGCAGCCGAAGGCCGGCCGGGCGCGCGCCGGGGCGGCGGCACGGCCGGCTGA
- a CDS encoding cellulase family glycosylhydrolase → MPVSARTRAAIVAACAAVGLTAPATVAVAAPDTPAPLVAAAPTADWLHTDGNRVVDEAGNQVWLTGVNWFGFNASERVFHGLWSANIETITRQMAERGINIVRVPISTQLLLEWKAGQTVVPNVNTYVNPELAGKNNLQVFDHWLQLCEKYGLKVMLDVHSAEADNSGHVYPVWWKGTITPELFYQGWEWVTDRYKTNDTIVAMDIKNEPHGTPNQPPRAKWDSSTDQDNFKYACETAGRRILAVNPNLLILCEGIEVYPRAGETWNSPNTDPDLSPNYHYNWWGGNLRGVAEHPVNLGAHQDQLVYSPHDYGPLVFEQPWFQQDFDKNSLISDVWRPNWLYLHENGTAPLLVGEWGGRLGQDARQDRWMAALRDMMGEYGIHHTFWCLNPNSGDTGGLLRDDWTSWDETKYNQILKPVLWQHNGRFVSLDHQVRLGGAASTTGISLAERYAGGGSDTVAPTAPGQPTVSDLTATGATLTWAAATDNVGVTGYDVLRAVGSGPATVVATVTGTTYRATDLAAGTAYTVSVRARDAAGNASASSAGRTFTTPAGGGGGAGCAATWTVTNSWQGGFQGQVAVRNTGTGPTSTWRVTWTNPIGTAISALWNGRLTTSGGANTVTNEPYNGTLAAGASTTFGFTGIGAGTAPTDLACSAS, encoded by the coding sequence ATGCCTGTAAGCGCACGCACGCGGGCCGCCATCGTGGCGGCCTGCGCCGCCGTCGGCCTGACCGCCCCGGCGACGGTCGCGGTCGCCGCGCCCGACACCCCCGCCCCCCTCGTCGCCGCCGCACCCACCGCCGACTGGCTGCACACCGACGGCAACCGGGTCGTCGACGAGGCCGGCAACCAGGTGTGGTTGACCGGGGTCAACTGGTTCGGCTTCAACGCCTCCGAGCGCGTCTTCCACGGCCTGTGGTCGGCCAACATCGAGACCATCACCCGACAGATGGCCGAACGCGGCATCAACATCGTCCGGGTGCCGATCTCCACCCAGCTCCTGCTGGAGTGGAAGGCCGGCCAGACGGTCGTCCCGAACGTCAACACGTACGTCAACCCCGAGCTGGCCGGCAAGAACAACCTCCAGGTCTTCGACCACTGGTTGCAGCTGTGCGAGAAGTACGGCCTGAAGGTCATGCTCGACGTGCACAGCGCCGAGGCCGACAACTCCGGTCACGTCTACCCGGTGTGGTGGAAGGGCACGATCACGCCGGAACTGTTCTACCAGGGCTGGGAATGGGTCACCGACCGCTACAAAACCAACGACACGATCGTCGCGATGGACATCAAGAACGAACCGCACGGCACGCCGAACCAGCCGCCGCGCGCCAAGTGGGACTCCAGCACCGACCAGGACAACTTCAAGTACGCCTGCGAGACGGCCGGCCGGCGGATCCTCGCCGTCAACCCGAACCTGCTGATCCTCTGCGAGGGGATCGAGGTCTACCCGCGCGCAGGTGAGACGTGGAACTCGCCGAACACCGACCCGGACCTCAGTCCCAACTACCACTACAACTGGTGGGGCGGAAACCTTCGCGGCGTCGCCGAGCACCCGGTTAACCTCGGCGCGCACCAGGACCAGCTCGTCTACTCCCCGCACGACTACGGGCCCCTGGTGTTCGAGCAGCCCTGGTTCCAGCAGGACTTCGACAAGAACTCCCTGATCAGCGACGTGTGGCGGCCGAACTGGCTCTACCTCCACGAGAACGGGACCGCGCCGCTGCTCGTCGGCGAGTGGGGCGGCCGGCTCGGCCAGGACGCCCGGCAGGACAGGTGGATGGCGGCGCTGCGCGACATGATGGGCGAGTACGGCATCCACCACACGTTCTGGTGTCTCAACCCGAACTCGGGCGACACCGGCGGCCTGCTGCGCGACGACTGGACCAGTTGGGACGAGACGAAGTACAACCAGATCCTCAAGCCGGTCCTGTGGCAGCACAACGGCAGGTTCGTCAGCCTCGACCACCAGGTGCGCCTGGGCGGCGCCGCCTCCACCACCGGCATCAGCCTGGCCGAGCGGTACGCAGGCGGCGGGAGCGACACCGTCGCGCCGACCGCTCCGGGGCAGCCGACCGTCAGCGACCTGACCGCCACCGGTGCCACGCTGACCTGGGCCGCCGCCACCGACAACGTCGGCGTCACGGGGTACGACGTGCTGCGGGCGGTCGGGTCCGGGCCGGCCACCGTCGTCGCCACCGTCACCGGCACCACCTACCGGGCCACCGACCTCGCCGCCGGGACCGCGTACACCGTCAGCGTGCGGGCGCGCGACGCCGCCGGCAACGCGTCGGCGTCGTCGGCGGGCCGGACGTTCACCACGCCGGCCGGTGGCGGTGGCGGCGCCGGGTGCGCGGCGACGTGGACGGTGACCAACTCCTGGCAGGGTGGCTTCCAGGGGCAGGTCGCGGTCAGGAACACCGGCACCGGCCCGACCAGCACGTGGCGGGTCACCTGGACCAACCCCATCGGCACCGCCATCTCCGCACTGTGGAACGGCAGGCTGACCACGTCCGGCGGCGCGAACACCGTGACCAACGAGCCGTACAACGGCACGCTCGCCGCCGGGGCCAGCACCACCTTCGGGTTCACCGGCATCGGCGCGGGCACCGCCCCGACCGACCTGGCCTGCTCCGCCTCGTGA